In Streptomyces chartreusis NRRL 3882, the following are encoded in one genomic region:
- a CDS encoding BON domain-containing protein, producing the protein MSTHGSQHTGGGEPAQNLDYRIAHLQDRLASGELGELGVRVEARGQTVLLTGTVPSAPCREEILRTVHEELAGVPVHSDLVVTETSSPDHAEELA; encoded by the coding sequence ATGAGTACCCACGGCTCACAGCACACGGGCGGCGGGGAGCCGGCGCAGAACCTGGACTACCGGATCGCCCACCTCCAGGACCGCCTCGCCTCCGGTGAGCTCGGTGAACTGGGCGTCCGGGTCGAGGCCCGCGGCCAGACGGTGCTGCTCACCGGCACCGTGCCCTCGGCGCCCTGCCGCGAGGAGATTCTGCGCACCGTCCACGAGGAACTCGCCGGGGTCCCGGTGCACAGCGACCTCGTGGTCACCGAGACGTCCTCCCCCGACCACGCGGAGGAACTCGCATGA
- a CDS encoding metallophosphoesterase family protein produces MIRIAAVGDIHLGPDDQGLLRPAFETLPECADLLLLAGDLTRHGTPEEARVVAREIEDLGVPVVAVLGNHDHHDDRPDEVTAVLRDAGAHVLEGQGTVVTSGGARIGVAGTKGFGGGFVGRCAGEFGEPVMKEFVRYSRRCADGLRTSLEQLGEEGCDARIALTHFSPVPDTLAGEPLEIYPFLGSYLLAEAIDTAGADLAVHGHAHAGTEHGMTSGGVRVRNVAQPVIGRAFHIYHLPVRDHAATKAAAAHAAR; encoded by the coding sequence ATGATCCGCATCGCAGCCGTCGGAGACATCCACCTGGGGCCCGACGATCAGGGCCTGCTCCGTCCCGCCTTCGAGACCCTGCCCGAGTGCGCCGATCTGCTGCTGCTGGCCGGGGACCTGACCCGGCACGGCACTCCCGAGGAGGCCCGGGTGGTGGCCCGGGAGATCGAGGACCTCGGGGTGCCGGTGGTCGCCGTGCTGGGCAACCACGACCATCACGACGACCGGCCCGACGAGGTCACGGCCGTCCTCCGGGACGCCGGCGCCCATGTCCTGGAGGGGCAGGGGACGGTCGTGACGAGCGGCGGGGCACGGATCGGCGTGGCCGGAACCAAGGGGTTCGGCGGCGGCTTCGTCGGCCGCTGCGCCGGGGAGTTCGGCGAGCCGGTCATGAAGGAGTTCGTCAGGTACTCGCGCCGGTGCGCCGACGGCCTGCGGACGTCCCTGGAGCAGTTGGGCGAGGAGGGCTGTGACGCGCGGATCGCCCTGACGCACTTCTCCCCCGTCCCGGACACGCTGGCGGGCGAGCCGCTGGAGATCTATCCGTTCCTGGGCAGCTATCTGCTGGCCGAGGCGATCGACACCGCCGGTGCCGACCTCGCGGTGCACGGGCATGCGCACGCCGGCACGGAACACGGCATGACGAGCGGCGGTGTGCGGGTGCGCAACGTCGCCCAGCCGGTCATCGGGCGGGCCTTCCACATCTACCATCTGCCCGTCCGCGACCATGCGGCCACCAAGGCCGCCGCCGCACACGCCGCCCGCTAG
- a CDS encoding nucleotidyltransferase family protein produces the protein MTQNGDDATLVRRPGIPDFRLSPDQPEPAPPQDPQADEPPQELPLDRNQAILEAAKQVGAVLKRKGHLFALAGSVAAYAHGGEKNLQHDVDFAIRPEDADAVAATLREAGLTVYSPPEDWLIKATCFGQPVDIIFELAHQPVGADMLERAEEVSVDSVRMPVLAPTDLLWSLIAAFSEHHCDFGAALPIARALREKVDWERVRRECGDAPMPAAFFFLLERLNVI, from the coding sequence ATGACGCAGAACGGTGATGACGCGACGCTCGTCCGGCGACCGGGAATCCCCGATTTCCGGCTGTCCCCGGACCAGCCCGAGCCCGCGCCACCACAGGACCCGCAGGCCGACGAGCCGCCGCAGGAGCTGCCCCTGGACCGCAACCAGGCGATCCTGGAGGCGGCCAAGCAGGTCGGTGCCGTGCTGAAACGCAAGGGGCACCTGTTCGCGCTGGCCGGGAGCGTGGCCGCCTACGCCCACGGCGGTGAGAAGAACCTCCAGCACGACGTCGACTTCGCCATCCGCCCCGAGGACGCGGACGCGGTGGCGGCCACACTCCGCGAGGCCGGGCTGACGGTCTACAGCCCGCCGGAGGACTGGCTGATCAAGGCCACGTGCTTCGGCCAGCCGGTGGACATCATCTTCGAGCTGGCGCACCAGCCGGTCGGCGCGGACATGCTGGAGCGGGCGGAGGAGGTCTCGGTCGACTCGGTGCGCATGCCCGTGCTGGCCCCGACCGACCTGCTGTGGAGCCTGATCGCCGCGTTCTCCGAGCACCACTGCGACTTCGGCGCGGCCCTGCCCATCGCGCGTGCCCTGCGCGAGAAGGTCGACTGGGAGCGGGTGCGGCGCGAGTGCGGGGACGCGCCCATGCCCGCCGCCTTCTTCTTCCTGCTGGAGCGCCTGAACGTCATCTGA
- a CDS encoding alpha-lytic protease prodomain-containing protein, with amino-acid sequence MVHRHAVTGRRAALTALGALVATGIPSVVAAEPAPPAEPLPSAAQTVGADRAPAPVLRALQRDLGLTPAQASRRLINEAEAGTRAGRLRNALGNRFAGAWLRGTTSQELFVATTHATDVPVIKAQGAKAAVVKRTLRDLRAAKRKLDAAAGRVSTRDTPLWYIDIPANRVVVEATNKASAAAFVKAAGLDGKSVGVKVTADRPRLLTDITGGDAYYIDGSARCSVGFSVTKGAQQGFASAGHCGRSGARTTGFNNAEQGTIQASTFPGKDMLWVAVNDQWTATPNVRVEGEQKVQITGSVQALVGAAVCRSGSTTGWHCGQIEQHDTSVSYAEGRVDGLTRTTVCAEPGDSGGPFVTGVQAQGVTSGGTGDCTSGGTTFYQPINPLLRDFGLTLKTAAAQSSAQQDKVTQAWAAGRVYEAGVTVSHAGVRYQCLQTHQAQGAWVPTRTPALWQRV; translated from the coding sequence ATGGTCCACAGACATGCCGTGACCGGCCGCCGGGCGGCCCTGACCGCGCTCGGCGCGCTCGTCGCCACCGGGATCCCCTCGGTCGTGGCGGCCGAGCCGGCGCCCCCCGCGGAACCTCTGCCCTCGGCCGCCCAGACCGTCGGCGCCGACCGCGCACCGGCTCCGGTCCTGCGTGCTCTGCAGCGCGACCTCGGGCTGACCCCGGCCCAGGCGTCCCGGCGACTGATCAACGAGGCGGAGGCGGGCACCCGGGCGGGGCGGCTGCGCAACGCGCTGGGCAACCGTTTCGCGGGGGCCTGGCTGCGCGGCACGACGTCGCAGGAGCTGTTCGTGGCGACCACCCACGCGACCGATGTGCCCGTCATCAAGGCCCAGGGCGCCAAGGCGGCCGTCGTGAAGCGGACACTCCGCGACCTCCGGGCCGCCAAACGGAAACTGGACGCGGCGGCGGGGCGCGTCAGCACGCGTGACACGCCCCTGTGGTACATCGACATCCCGGCGAACCGAGTCGTGGTGGAGGCCACGAACAAGGCCTCGGCCGCCGCCTTCGTCAAGGCCGCGGGCCTCGACGGCAAGAGCGTGGGCGTCAAGGTGACGGCCGACCGGCCGCGCCTTCTCACGGACATCACGGGCGGCGACGCCTACTACATCGACGGCTCCGCCCGCTGCTCCGTCGGCTTCTCCGTCACCAAGGGCGCGCAGCAGGGCTTCGCCTCGGCGGGCCACTGCGGCCGGAGCGGCGCCCGGACGACCGGGTTCAACAACGCGGAGCAGGGCACGATCCAGGCTTCCACGTTCCCCGGCAAGGACATGTTGTGGGTGGCCGTCAACGACCAGTGGACGGCCACCCCGAACGTGAGGGTCGAGGGCGAGCAGAAGGTGCAGATCACCGGCTCGGTCCAGGCGCTCGTCGGAGCCGCCGTCTGCCGCTCCGGCTCCACCACCGGGTGGCACTGCGGCCAGATCGAGCAGCACGACACCAGCGTCAGCTACGCCGAGGGCAGGGTGGACGGGCTGACCCGGACGACGGTGTGCGCCGAGCCGGGCGACTCCGGCGGGCCCTTCGTCACGGGCGTCCAGGCCCAGGGTGTGACCTCCGGCGGCACGGGCGACTGCACGAGCGGGGGCACCACCTTCTACCAGCCGATCAATCCCCTGCTCAGGGACTTCGGCCTCACGCTCAAGACCGCCGCCGCCCAGTCCTCGGCACAGCAGGACAAGGTCACGCAGGCGTGGGCCGCCGGGCGGGTCTATGAGGCCGGTGTCACGGTGAGCCACGCCGGTGTGCGCTACCAGTGCCTGCAGACCCACCAGGCCCAGGGCGCGTGGGTGCCCACTCGCACTCCGGCCCTCTGGCAGCGGGTGTGA
- a CDS encoding DUF6895 family protein, with protein MSRSRGTRQVAEDALAWVSAHREQFALGEDALAPDGQVNRSWKPLGELAQVCATVSRHTAPPDPLHACAADLMAFAWQQTGRGELFVRLQRLEPFATYPLEVYAAMAAAGLRHPGYEAATATVARTRSWRLTEQEPTRRLGVLNAETRSGIRESDGMPQALRRTWLAGLPEPWTFEASSGYSLTHVVFHLTDWGRAGPGSLPPDLADYLADWLPPWLDTCLDAGMWDLGCELLAVAASLPLLPDHDVLQDAWARIAAVQHPSGAIPEQGSGEGHDSGPDFLSHYHPTLMAAFAATLTIGRLDDGARAGTHHRTGGQGVLG; from the coding sequence GTGAGCAGGTCACGGGGGACGCGGCAGGTGGCCGAGGATGCGCTGGCGTGGGTGTCCGCCCATCGCGAGCAGTTCGCACTGGGCGAGGACGCGCTGGCCCCCGACGGGCAGGTGAACCGCAGCTGGAAACCGCTCGGGGAACTGGCCCAGGTGTGCGCGACCGTGTCCCGGCACACCGCGCCCCCGGATCCGCTCCACGCCTGCGCGGCCGACCTGATGGCCTTCGCGTGGCAGCAGACCGGCCGGGGAGAGCTGTTCGTGCGCCTGCAACGGCTGGAGCCCTTCGCCACCTACCCGTTGGAGGTGTACGCCGCCATGGCCGCGGCGGGCCTGCGGCACCCCGGCTACGAGGCGGCCACCGCCACGGTGGCCCGCACCCGCAGCTGGCGGCTGACCGAGCAGGAGCCCACCCGGCGGCTCGGCGTCCTGAACGCCGAGACCCGCAGCGGCATCCGGGAATCCGACGGCATGCCGCAGGCGCTGCGGCGCACCTGGCTGGCCGGGCTGCCCGAGCCCTGGACCTTCGAGGCGTCCTCGGGCTACTCCCTCACCCACGTGGTCTTCCACCTGACCGACTGGGGACGCGCCGGGCCCGGGAGCCTGCCACCGGACCTGGCCGACTACCTCGCCGACTGGCTGCCGCCCTGGCTCGACACGTGTCTGGACGCCGGGATGTGGGACCTCGGCTGCGAGTTGCTGGCCGTGGCGGCGAGCCTGCCCCTGCTGCCCGACCACGATGTCCTCCAGGACGCCTGGGCGCGGATCGCGGCGGTACAGCACCCCTCAGGCGCGATCCCGGAGCAGGGGAGCGGCGAGGGCCACGACAGCGGCCCGGACTTCCTCTCCCACTACCACCCCACCCTCATGGCCGCCTTCGCGGCGACCCTGACCATCGGGCGGCTCGACGACGGAGCCCGGGCCGGCACGCACCACCGGACGGGCGGACAAGGAGTGCTGGGATGA
- a CDS encoding amidohydrolase, whose amino-acid sequence MERTLDDVHQAVREEVAARADALWGVASLLHAEPEYAFAEHRAAALLTGELERAGFAVEREVAGMPTAFTARSGRGRPAVALLLEYDALPGLGHACGHNLIAAAGLGAALAVSAVPDAAAGTVLAVGTPAEEGGGGKALEVEAGVFDGVDAALMFHPGVHSWVRAPLTAQVQYRVAFHGRAAHPTGNPTEGIDALAALVELFNVLAVLGRRLPEGSHVQGIVTQGGIATNIVPEYAEGLFGLRAATTPALEDLTDRLRECADGVARATGTTAEVERATVRYEHFRDSETLSERFAAHLSRAGIWLSPPAPGVYLGSSDIGNVSTRVPAIHPFVAIMDEDGSDHTTEFAEAAASPRAREVLLAATEALACTAVDVLLSKELRAEAWARHRAARTA is encoded by the coding sequence GTGGAGCGCACGCTCGACGACGTACACCAGGCCGTTCGTGAGGAGGTGGCGGCGCGGGCCGACGCGTTGTGGGGCGTGGCCTCGCTGCTGCACGCCGAGCCCGAGTACGCCTTCGCCGAGCACCGGGCGGCTGCCCTGCTGACGGGTGAGCTGGAGCGGGCCGGTTTCGCTGTGGAGCGCGAGGTGGCGGGGATGCCGACGGCGTTCACCGCGCGCTCGGGCCGGGGCCGGCCCGCCGTGGCACTGCTGCTGGAGTACGACGCCCTGCCCGGCCTCGGCCACGCGTGCGGCCACAACCTCATCGCGGCGGCCGGCCTGGGAGCCGCGCTGGCGGTGAGCGCCGTGCCGGATGCGGCCGCGGGGACGGTGCTGGCGGTGGGCACCCCCGCCGAGGAGGGCGGGGGCGGCAAGGCCCTCGAGGTGGAGGCCGGGGTGTTCGACGGCGTCGACGCGGCGCTGATGTTCCATCCGGGCGTCCACAGCTGGGTGCGGGCGCCGCTGACCGCGCAGGTGCAGTACCGGGTGGCCTTCCACGGCCGGGCCGCGCACCCCACGGGGAATCCGACGGAGGGCATCGACGCGCTCGCGGCGCTGGTGGAACTGTTCAACGTGCTGGCCGTGCTGGGACGGCGACTGCCGGAGGGCTCCCACGTGCAGGGCATCGTCACCCAGGGCGGCATCGCCACGAACATCGTCCCGGAGTACGCCGAGGGCCTGTTCGGTCTGCGCGCGGCCACGACGCCGGCGCTGGAGGACCTCACCGACCGGCTGCGCGAGTGCGCCGACGGCGTGGCGCGGGCCACGGGCACGACCGCCGAGGTGGAGCGGGCCACCGTGCGCTACGAGCACTTCCGGGACAGCGAGACGCTCTCCGAACGGTTCGCCGCGCATCTGTCCCGGGCCGGGATCTGGCTGTCACCGCCGGCGCCCGGCGTGTACCTGGGGTCGTCCGACATCGGGAACGTCAGTACGCGGGTGCCCGCCATCCACCCGTTCGTCGCGATCATGGACGAGGACGGCTCCGACCACACCACGGAGTTCGCCGAGGCCGCCGCCTCTCCCCGGGCCCGCGAGGTGCTGCTCGCCGCCACGGAGGCCCTCGCGTGCACCGCCGTGGACGTCCTGCTGTCGAAGGAGCTGCGCGCGGAGGCCTGGGCGCGCCACCGGGCGGCGCGAACCGCGTGA
- a CDS encoding serine hydrolase domain-containing protein, with protein sequence MCDTATDERAAPAAATADRRVRRPAAPPDDGPLAERLADAVAASDAPDVVFALSRHGRRTVLSGGTAPPPPLPREDLRYETGSAAKAFTGLLLARLIHSGELSGGEPAAALLDEGRPAGANPVTLAHLITHTSGLPALPAGFYLRGLPAWHTNPYARFPAARVVDAFLRHRPRHRPGTRWRYSNYGVAVLGHALAAATGTPWEDLLTGQVLRPLGLNGTTLRADDSGFDARGHGKDGESPVPPFDAGGFQAAGAVRATPHDLLTFIEAHLDPNGAPSQLAPALRAVCRPVLRRGIGHRHVHTIAWFRHPTDGGPMYFHSGATLGQQAFLGFRPDTGTALAALCTRRFRAHDPFLATAYALLAQEE encoded by the coding sequence CTGTGTGACACGGCGACGGATGAGCGTGCGGCGCCTGCGGCCGCGACCGCCGACCGGCGCGTCCGTCGGCCGGCTGCGCCCCCGGACGACGGCCCGCTCGCCGAGCGGCTCGCGGACGCCGTGGCCGCATCCGACGCCCCGGACGTCGTCTTCGCCCTCTCCCGGCACGGCCGCCGCACCGTCCTGAGCGGCGGTACCGCCCCGCCCCCGCCGCTTCCCCGCGAGGACCTCCGCTACGAGACCGGCTCGGCCGCCAAGGCGTTCACCGGTCTGCTGCTGGCCCGGCTGATCCACAGCGGCGAGTTGTCCGGCGGTGAACCGGCCGCCGCCTTGCTGGACGAGGGGCGGCCGGCGGGTGCGAACCCGGTGACGCTCGCCCACCTGATCACGCACACCTCCGGGCTGCCCGCCCTTCCGGCCGGCTTCTACCTCCGGGGCCTGCCCGCCTGGCACACCAACCCCTACGCCCGCTTCCCCGCGGCCCGGGTCGTCGACGCCTTCCTGCGTCACCGGCCCCGCCACCGCCCCGGTACCCGCTGGCGCTACTCCAACTACGGCGTCGCCGTGCTCGGGCACGCACTGGCCGCCGCGACCGGCACACCGTGGGAGGACCTGCTCACCGGCCAGGTCCTGCGCCCGCTCGGCCTGAACGGCACGACTCTGCGGGCGGACGACTCCGGCTTCGACGCCCGCGGGCACGGCAAGGACGGGGAGTCACCCGTACCCCCCTTCGACGCCGGGGGCTTCCAGGCGGCGGGTGCCGTGCGGGCCACCCCGCACGACCTGCTCACCTTCATCGAGGCTCACCTGGACCCGAACGGAGCACCATCGCAGCTGGCCCCCGCCCTGCGCGCGGTGTGCCGCCCCGTGCTCCGCCGGGGCATCGGGCACCGGCACGTCCACACCATCGCCTGGTTCCGTCACCCGACCGACGGCGGACCGATGTATTTCCACAGCGGCGCGACGCTCGGCCAGCAGGCGTTCCTGGGCTTCCGCCCGGACACCGGCACGGCCCTGGCCGCGCTGTGCACCCGCCGCTTCCGCGCCCACGACCCGTTCCTGGCCACCGCGTACGCGCTGCTGGCTCAGGAGGAGTAG
- a CDS encoding DUF6895 family protein produces MTDTRLIHNVGAGALEWLWAHRDGFELEPDVDPEVGFLERFKPIGELAMICKVLFREGVAGSRQAQLARQLLDHAWRETLDGGRMLVRGQLTEPLSPIPFEVYLPFKELGYSQPEIERAAVLNHRLDSWVAFEATPTRRLGLSAFQRRFGLTPKPPEADLRDTTWLARTPEPWTVEGHIAYDVTHNVFHLTDWGERPDGLPPGTADYLETWLPVWIDDWLDLERWDLLGELLVVDACLPRPTLDERAWEGFAAAQQPDGAMPALRTMPEGAPDEVFDIVYHPTLVAAYASVLATSRSLSLLAEAS; encoded by the coding sequence ATGACCGACACCCGCCTGATCCACAACGTCGGAGCCGGCGCGCTGGAATGGCTGTGGGCCCATCGCGACGGATTCGAGCTGGAACCCGACGTCGACCCGGAGGTCGGCTTCCTGGAGCGCTTCAAGCCCATCGGCGAACTCGCCATGATCTGCAAGGTGCTCTTCCGCGAGGGTGTCGCGGGATCGCGTCAGGCGCAGCTGGCCCGGCAACTCCTCGACCACGCCTGGCGCGAGACGCTGGACGGCGGCCGCATGCTGGTGCGGGGGCAGCTCACGGAGCCGCTGTCCCCCATCCCGTTCGAGGTGTACCTGCCCTTCAAGGAACTCGGCTACAGCCAGCCCGAGATCGAGCGGGCGGCAGTCCTGAACCACCGGTTGGACAGCTGGGTGGCGTTCGAGGCGACCCCCACCCGGCGACTCGGTCTGTCCGCGTTCCAGCGCCGGTTCGGTCTCACGCCCAAGCCGCCGGAAGCCGACCTGCGGGACACGACCTGGCTGGCCCGCACCCCCGAGCCCTGGACCGTGGAAGGGCACATCGCCTACGACGTCACGCACAACGTCTTCCACCTGACCGACTGGGGGGAGAGGCCGGACGGCCTGCCGCCCGGCACCGCGGACTACCTCGAGACCTGGCTGCCGGTCTGGATCGACGACTGGCTGGACCTGGAACGCTGGGACCTGCTCGGCGAACTGCTGGTGGTCGACGCCTGCCTGCCCCGCCCCACCCTGGACGAAAGGGCGTGGGAGGGCTTCGCCGCCGCCCAGCAGCCCGACGGGGCCATGCCCGCCCTGCGGACGATGCCCGAGGGCGCCCCCGACGAGGTGTTCGACATCGTCTACCACCCGACCCTGGTCGCGGCCTACGCCTCCGTCCTGGCCACCTCCCGGTCCCTGTCCCTGCTCGCCGAGGCCTCATGA
- a CDS encoding aminotransferase class I/II-fold pyridoxal phosphate-dependent enzyme produces the protein MDHSRVPVLEALEDFRRRGDIAYGPPGHKQGRGVDPRVAEIVGLDVFRSDVLSLNGLDDRRQSQGVLSRAQELMADAVGAEQAFFSTCGSSLSVKTAMLAVAGPGEKLLLSRNAHKSVIAAVVVNGVEPIWVHPKFDAERHVAHPPEPDDVRRRLEEHPDAKGMLLITPTDWGSCADIGGVARVCHEFGVPVIVDEAWGAHLPFHPALPAWGMDAEADLVVTSVHKMGGAVEQSSVFHLQHDRVSPEALKQREDLLGTTSASSLVYATLDGWRRQMVEQGRELLEAAIRRAERIRAVVADLPGLRPMGREVVEEGLAADLDPLKLVIDVRKLGISGMQATEWLRTHRHVDVGGSDTCRISASITYADDDRTETALVDALAALVERADTIERRPPVHLPEPSALELEQAMLPREAFFAPVEHVPAERAAGRIAAEMISPYPPGVPVVAPGEVITDEVLDYLRSGADHGVLIPDAADSSVRTLRVVAQG, from the coding sequence ATGGACCACTCGCGCGTGCCGGTCCTGGAGGCGCTGGAGGACTTCCGGCGCCGCGGCGACATCGCCTACGGCCCGCCGGGCCACAAGCAGGGCAGGGGAGTGGACCCCCGGGTGGCCGAGATCGTCGGGCTCGACGTGTTCCGTTCCGACGTGCTCTCCCTCAACGGCCTCGACGACCGCCGCCAGTCGCAGGGCGTCCTCAGCCGGGCCCAGGAGCTCATGGCGGACGCGGTCGGCGCCGAGCAGGCGTTCTTCTCCACGTGCGGCAGCTCCCTCTCCGTGAAGACCGCCATGCTGGCCGTGGCCGGCCCGGGCGAGAAGCTGCTGCTGTCGCGCAACGCCCACAAGTCCGTCATCGCGGCCGTCGTCGTCAACGGCGTCGAGCCGATCTGGGTGCACCCGAAGTTCGACGCCGAACGCCACGTGGCCCACCCGCCCGAGCCCGATGACGTCCGCCGTCGTCTGGAGGAGCACCCGGACGCCAAGGGCATGCTGCTCATCACCCCGACCGACTGGGGCTCCTGCGCGGACATCGGGGGAGTGGCCAGGGTGTGCCACGAGTTCGGCGTGCCCGTCATCGTCGACGAGGCCTGGGGCGCCCACCTGCCGTTCCACCCTGCGCTGCCCGCCTGGGGCATGGATGCCGAGGCCGACCTGGTGGTGACCAGCGTGCACAAGATGGGCGGGGCCGTGGAACAGAGCTCCGTCTTCCACCTCCAGCACGACCGCGTCTCGCCCGAGGCCCTGAAACAGCGGGAGGACCTGCTCGGCACCACCAGTGCCTCCTCCCTCGTGTACGCCACGCTCGACGGCTGGCGCCGCCAGATGGTCGAACAGGGACGCGAGCTCCTGGAAGCGGCCATCCGCCGGGCCGAACGCATCCGGGCGGTGGTCGCCGACCTGCCGGGTCTGCGGCCCATGGGCCGGGAGGTCGTGGAGGAGGGGCTCGCCGCCGACCTCGATCCGCTCAAGCTCGTCATAGACGTACGGAAGCTCGGCATCAGCGGGATGCAGGCCACGGAGTGGCTGCGCACCCACCGCCACGTGGACGTCGGCGGCTCGGACACCTGCCGCATCAGCGCCTCGATCACGTACGCGGACGACGACCGGACCGAGACGGCCCTGGTGGACGCCCTGGCCGCGCTCGTCGAGCGTGCGGACACCATCGAGCGGCGGCCGCCGGTCCACCTGCCCGAGCCCTCGGCGCTGGAACTGGAGCAGGCGATGCTGCCCCGCGAGGCGTTCTTCGCCCCGGTCGAGCACGTGCCCGCCGAACGGGCCGCGGGACGGATCGCCGCGGAGATGATCAGCCCCTACCCGCCGGGCGTGCCGGTGGTGGCACCCGGCGAGGTCATCACCGACGAGGTCCTGGACTACCTGCGCAGCGGTGCCGATCACGGTGTCCTCATCCCCGACGCGGCGGACTCCTCCGTCCGCACCCTGCGGGTGGTGGCACAGGGCTGA
- a CDS encoding alkaline phosphatase D family protein codes for MALTGRQRPPSEHAFSPHDAVLRTAAPHVARRRFLTVTTAAALLAFSTNRPARGATAAPELDAARITDDPFTLGVASGDPLPDSVLIWTRLAPEPFAEDGGLGQQRVVVQWEVALDEWFALVVHQGAATAHPEYAHSVHVDVKGMMPDSHYYYRFRAGTWISPVGRTRTAPAEGSDADSLRLAAVACQAYQDGYYTAHRHLAQEDVDMVFHLGDYLYEYPVDSAGGDRRYTDRKLPDVFNRETTTLADYRLRYALYKSDPDLQAAHARHPFVVTWDDHETENNYAGAVDEKGGPPEQFLVRRAAAYRAYWEHQPLRAGQLPQGPDARLYRRLTWGSLAQFDILDTRQYRSDQAYADRPHAPGPESDDPARTLTGAAQERWLLDGWRNSTALWHVMPQQVCFSQRRFDLTAPARVSMDAWDGYRASRNRVMAGAKAAGVDNWMVLTGDVHVGYAFDIKDDFDDPASRTVGTEFTCTSIASGGNGAQKPTEWDTYMKANPHMKFFDGRRGYVRVALGRENAQADFRTVSAITTPGAAVSTAASFVTEVGSPGLKSA; via the coding sequence ATGGCGCTGACGGGCCGTCAAAGACCACCGTCCGAGCATGCTTTCTCCCCGCACGACGCCGTACTGCGCACCGCGGCACCGCACGTCGCCCGCCGCCGTTTCCTGACCGTCACCACGGCGGCCGCGCTGCTCGCCTTCTCCACCAACCGGCCGGCCCGCGGCGCCACGGCCGCCCCCGAGCTCGACGCGGCACGGATCACGGACGACCCGTTCACCCTGGGCGTGGCATCCGGGGACCCGCTGCCCGACTCGGTGCTGATCTGGACCCGGCTCGCTCCCGAGCCGTTCGCGGAGGACGGCGGCCTGGGCCAGCAGCGGGTCGTCGTCCAGTGGGAGGTGGCCTTGGACGAGTGGTTCGCCCTCGTCGTGCACCAGGGGGCCGCCACGGCCCACCCCGAGTACGCCCACAGCGTCCACGTCGACGTCAAGGGCATGATGCCGGACAGCCACTACTACTACCGGTTCCGGGCGGGCACCTGGATCAGCCCCGTCGGCCGCACCCGGACGGCGCCGGCCGAGGGCAGCGACGCGGACAGCCTGCGCCTGGCCGCCGTCGCCTGCCAGGCCTACCAGGACGGCTACTACACCGCCCACCGTCATCTGGCGCAGGAGGACGTCGACATGGTCTTCCACCTCGGCGACTACCTGTACGAGTACCCGGTGGACTCGGCCGGCGGGGACCGCCGCTACACCGACCGCAAGCTGCCCGACGTGTTCAACCGCGAGACCACCACACTGGCGGACTACCGGCTGCGCTACGCGCTCTACAAGAGCGACCCGGACCTGCAGGCCGCGCACGCCCGGCACCCGTTCGTCGTCACCTGGGACGACCACGAGACCGAGAACAACTACGCGGGCGCCGTCGACGAGAAGGGCGGTCCTCCCGAGCAGTTCCTGGTGCGGCGTGCCGCCGCCTACCGGGCGTACTGGGAGCACCAGCCGCTGCGTGCCGGGCAGCTTCCGCAGGGGCCCGACGCCCGGTTGTACCGCAGGCTGACCTGGGGCTCGCTCGCCCAGTTCGACATCCTCGACACCCGCCAGTACCGCTCCGACCAGGCCTACGCCGACCGGCCGCACGCGCCGGGCCCCGAGTCCGACGATCCGGCCCGCACCCTGACCGGCGCCGCGCAGGAACGCTGGCTGCTGGACGGCTGGCGGAACTCCACCGCGCTGTGGCACGTGATGCCCCAGCAGGTGTGCTTCTCCCAGCGCAGGTTCGACCTGACCGCGCCGGCCCGGGTCTCCATGGACGCCTGGGACGGCTACCGCGCCTCCCGCAACCGCGTCATGGCGGGCGCGAAGGCCGCGGGCGTCGACAACTGGATGGTCCTCACCGGCGACGTCCACGTCGGGTACGCCTTCGACATCAAGGACGACTTCGACGACCCGGCGTCCAGGACGGTGGGCACGGAGTTCACCTGCACCTCCATCGCCAGCGGCGGGAACGGCGCCCAGAAGCCCACCGAGTGGGACACGTACATGAAGGCCAACCCGCACATGAAGTTCTTCGACGGCCGGCGCGGCTACGTCCGGGTCGCGCTGGGCCGCGAGAACGCCCAGGCCGACTTCCGGACCGTCTCGGCCATCACGACCCCCGGGGCCGCCGTCTCGACGGCTGCGTCCTTCGTCACGGAGGTGGGCTCACCCGGCCTGAAGTCCGCCTGA